DNA from Pseudomonas putida:
AGCGTGCGTGCCCACGAAGCAGGCGACTCAGTAACCGACTGTGAAGCGCTGCCGTGAATGCGCAGGCTTTTCCAGCTCGTCGAGCATGGCAATCGCATAATCGGCAAAGGTGATCCAGCTCTTGCCGTCCGCACCGATCAGCAGGTGATCCTTACCCAACGTGTAGCGCCCGCTACGCTCACCTTCAACGAACTCCGCCGACGGCGAGAGAAAGGTCCAGTCCAGGTTTGGCTCGCGCTGCAACGCCTCCAGAAAACGCACCCCGGCAGTGGCCTCGGCCTTGTAGGCTTCCGGGAAGTCCGGGCTGTCGATCACCCGGTGCCCCGACGGCAACAACAGGCTGCCGGCCCCCCCCACCACCAGCAACCGCTTGACCCCGGCGCGCTTGACTGGCTCGATGATCGCGTGCGGCTCGATGGTCGAAAAATGCGCCGCGCTCAACACCGCGTCCACACCCTCGACAGCCGCTTGCAGGGCCGCGCTATCCTTGGCATCCAGCGCTTTGACGGTCACCCCGTCACGCCCCTGCAAACGGGAAGGGTCGCGGGCAATGGCCAGCACACTATGGCCACGGCGCAGGGCCTCTTCCAGCAACTGGCTGCCAGCGCGGCCAGTGGCACCGATGATTGCAATCTTGCTCATGGGAAACTCTCCATCAGTTGAACGGAATTACCACTTCATCTCGCCCTTGGCGACCTTGGCCCCAAGCTCCAGGGAGCTTTCATCGGCCAGGCCTGGGTAACGATGCTTCATGGCCTCGATCAAGACGCCAGCATCTTTTGCTTTGACGGTTTCGGCATCGAAATCACGAATGTAGTTCGCAGTGAAACGCACAGCTTGCAATGAACGGCTGCTGTCCCCCAGATAATGGCCCGGGACGACTGTGCGCGGCGCCAGCGCTTCGATCCGCGCCAGGGTGGCGAGCCAATCGGCATGCGACTTGGCTGTTTGGGTATCGGCCATCCACACATGAATATGCTCGGACACCACTACCCCACCGACCACCGCCTTGATCGACGGGATCCAGACAAAGCTGCGGTCTGGCTGTGGGCCGTCAAGGCCAACCACGTCCAAGGCCTGCCCTTCCAGCATCAGGCGGTTGCCTTCGAGCACTTGCGGCAGCACCAGCCGCGCGGGCTTGTCCGCCCCCATCTGCGGCCCCCAGTACGCCAGCTTGGCGCCCATGGTCTGGCGAATATGCGCAACGGTCGCGGCTGAAGCCAGCACCTTGGCGTCGGGGAAAGCCTGGGTCAGGGTATCCAGGCCGAAATAGTAATCCGGGTCGCCATGGCTGATGTAGATGCTGGTCAGGTGCTTGCCACCGGCTCGCAAGCGCTGCACCAACTGCTCGGCCTGGGCTTTGCCGAACTGGGCATCGACCAGCACGGCGTCATGTTGACCACTGACGATCACCGAGCTGACCGGGAATATCGCTTCGTGCCCGGGGTTGTAGACCTCCAACTGCAAGGGCTCGGCAGCCAGCACCGGGCCGGCCAGGGCAACGCAGGCCAGCAGCAGGCCACGCAAAGGAGAGAACAGGGACATGAGCAACGCCTTCAGCTGAACAATGCCCAACAGCTTAGTTGCCCAATCCGTCACAAAAAATGCGATGCTCGAACATAGTTTGTTTCTGAAATCGGGCAAATCATGGACCGTCTGAACGCCATGCGCGTATTCGTAACCGTCGTCGACCTGGGCAGCCAGTCGGCGGCAGCGGATCATCTGCAATTGTCGCGACCGGTAGTATCGCGCTATCTGGCCGAGCTGGAGGACTGGGTTGGCGCGCGGCTGATGCAGCGCACCACGCGCAAGCTCAGCCTCACGGCCGCCGGCCAGGAAACCCTGCCCCGCTGCCGGCAACTGCTGGAACTGGCCGGCGACCTGCAGGCCGCCGTGCAGCAGCCGGAAGACGCACCAAAGGGTGCACTGCGTATCAGCGTCAGTACCTCATTCGGCCAAGCACAGTTGGTAGACGCCGTAGCAGCCTACGTGCAGCGTTACCCTGGAGTGAAGGTGGAACTGCAAATGCTCGACCGCACCGTCAACCTGGTGGACGAGCGCATCGACCTGGCCATTCGTACCAGCAACGACCTGGACCCCAACCTGATCGCCCGGCGCCTGAGCGTGTGCCGCTCGGTGGTGTGCGCGGCACCGGCCTACCTGCACGAGCACGGCACGCCACAACGGGTCGAGGAACTGAGCCGACACAACTGCCTGACCCACGCCTACTTCGGCCACAGCCTGTGGCATTTCGAGGTGGCCGGGCAGCACGTCGCCGTGCCGGTGGCGGGGAACATCAGCGCCAACGAGGCGATGACCCTGCAGAAGGCAGCACTGGCTGGCGCGGGTATCGCCATGCTGCCGACCTATCAGGCAGCCGAGGCCCTGCGCCGAGGCGAACTGATGCGCCTGCTGCCCGAGGCGAGGCCGCGTGAATTGAACCTGAATGCGGTGTACACGTCGCGCAAACACATGCCGGCAACCTTGCGGAGCATGCTGGATTTTCTAGTGCTGCGGTTCAAGGACGAGCCGGAGTGGGACCAGGATCTATACTAATGCTGTACACCCCTATCGCTGTAATGGGAGGTGAGCACCATGGGTATCAAATCAAGAAGAGTCGCCGTTGTCATGGCCCTGACCGCAGTCGCAGGGCTGTATGGCTCGGCCTGCTGGCGCGTCGAGCTGCTGCGCAGCCAGCCTAGCGCCGCCAACAGCTGCGAGCGGGCACATTGCGTGCCCCACACCGCAACCTTGAGCGCCGTCCGTTGAGTCGACGGCGCCCTGCCGGTCACTCTTCGACGCTCATGTATTCCTTGGCCCAGCGGATGTAATCTTCAGGCTGGGTGTAGGTGTGCGAGAGTTCGGTGGCACTGAGGTTTTCCGACTTGTTTTGCTGGCCACGCTGCAGCCGCAAGCAATCGTAGGTGGCCTTGATCGCGGCAAAGTAGGCCGCGTGACCATCGACCCACAATGCGCACGCCCAAGCGCGCCAGGCGCTCGTCGTCGCGCAGGTTCGGGTTGCCATAGGTGACCAGCATCAGCGGCACAGTCAAGTGCTCGGCAATCTGCTCGAGCTGTTCGAAGTCCTTAACCCCCACCATGCAGATAGCATCGGCACCGGCCTTCTGGTAGCTCTGGGTACGCACAATGATTTCTTCGGTGCTGAGTACCCCAGCGTTGGTACGGGCAATGATCGACAGCGACGAATCGACCCGCGCCTCCAGGGCCGCACGGATCTTGCCAACGCCCTCTTCGACCGGGATCAGGTCGGTGGACTTGCGCCCGAACTGGGCTGGCAGCAGCGTGTCTTCGATGGTCAGTGCGGCCACACCGGCGCGCTCCAGTTCGATCACCGTGCGCATCACGTTCAGCGCATTGCCATAGCCGTGGTCAGCGTCGGCCAGCACCGGCAGTTGCGCGACCCGACCGATACGGGTGGCCTGCTCGACGAACTCGCTGAGGGTGATCAGGGCGAAGTCCGGTGCGGCCAGCACCTGCAAGGATGCAACGGAACCACCGAGGATACCGACCTCGAAGCCCAGGTCTGCGGCAATGCG
Protein-coding regions in this window:
- a CDS encoding MBL fold metallo-hydrolase, which encodes MSLFSPLRGLLLACVALAGPVLAAEPLQLEVYNPGHEAIFPVSSVIVSGQHDAVLVDAQFGKAQAEQLVQRLRAGGKHLTSIYISHGDPDYYFGLDTLTQAFPDAKVLASAATVAHIRQTMGAKLAYWGPQMGADKPARLVLPQVLEGNRLMLEGQALDVVGLDGPQPDRSFVWIPSIKAVVGGVVVSEHIHVWMADTQTAKSHADWLATLARIEALAPRTVVPGHYLGDSSRSLQAVRFTANYIRDFDAETVKAKDAGVLIEAMKHRYPGLADESSLELGAKVAKGEMKW
- a CDS encoding LysR family transcriptional regulator translates to MDRLNAMRVFVTVVDLGSQSAAADHLQLSRPVVSRYLAELEDWVGARLMQRTTRKLSLTAAGQETLPRCRQLLELAGDLQAAVQQPEDAPKGALRISVSTSFGQAQLVDAVAAYVQRYPGVKVELQMLDRTVNLVDERIDLAIRTSNDLDPNLIARRLSVCRSVVCAAPAYLHEHGTPQRVEELSRHNCLTHAYFGHSLWHFEVAGQHVAVPVAGNISANEAMTLQKAALAGAGIAMLPTYQAAEALRRGELMRLLPEARPRELNLNAVYTSRKHMPATLRSMLDFLVLRFKDEPEWDQDLY
- a CDS encoding NAD(P)-dependent oxidoreductase, with the protein product MSKIAIIGATGRAGSQLLEEALRRGHSVLAIARDPSRLQGRDGVTVKALDAKDSAALQAAVEGVDAVLSAAHFSTIEPHAIIEPVKRAGVKRLLVVGGAGSLLLPSGHRVIDSPDFPEAYKAEATAGVRFLEALQREPNLDWTFLSPSAEFVEGERSGRYTLGKDHLLIGADGKSWITFADYAIAMLDELEKPAHSRQRFTVGY